The genomic region CTCACGCAAGATCGGCAAGTTGCGTCGGAGTTTGCAGCACACTGCCTCAAATTGTCGGCGACGGATGATAGACAACACACAATAGGGGAGGGCATGCTGCGGGCACGCCTTGCCGAAGAGGTGTAACGGAGGGGTGGCCGTGGTTGCCAGGGGTTGGACCGATCCTGATCCAGCATTGCTGGGACTCGTTGATGACTTTCGCGATCGATGTGTCCGCGTCTACCGCGAGGATCCGAACCGGGTTGAAGAGGACGCTGGCAAGGAACGCGGGATCGCGGAGGGCGGCTACGGCCGCAAACAGATTCAGGAGCTCGTGCAGAACGCCGCGGATGCGCTCCAGGGGGCTCCAGGGCGGATCCAGGTCGAGCTGACCGAAGATGCGCTTTACGTGGCGAACGAGGGCCGCCCGTTTGTGGATACGGGTGTTAAGGCACTGCTGTACACCCATCTGTCCAACAAGACCGGAAACGAGATCGGTCGATTCGGGCTCGGGTTCAAATCTATCAGCGGAATCTCGGACAACCCGCAGATCTTCAGTCGCTCGGTGTCGTTCGAGTTCAGCCGGTCGCAGTCCGCGGAGTTCCTGTCAATTGAGCTGGACCGCCACTACCAACCGTCCGACGTGCCAGCGCTTCGTCTTGCCTGGACGCTCGACCCCACAGTGGAGTTTCGGTCGGACCCGATCCTCGCGGAGCTGTCCAGTTGGGCGACCACGGTCGTCAAGGTCCCTCTCAAGAAGGGAGCTGCGGCGCAGCTGTCGGAGGAGATCAAAGACTTCGACGAGTCGTTCAACCTCTTCGCCCCACACGTGCGGGTGCTGGACCTCGTCGACCGAGTCGGTGAAGTGTCACGGAGGTTCGCCGCTGCCAAGAGGGGCAACCGCGTCACGCTGACCACCCAGGACGGGGAGCGGGAATGGCTCGTCGTGTCAGCGGAGCACAAGCCGTCGCCGCAGGCGCTGGAATCGGCCGGCCATGCGGCACGTCGAGACACTGTCACCGTCAGCTGGGCACTACCCTTGAGTGGCGCCGTCGGTGTCGGCCAGTTGTCCGCATACTTCCCGGTCAAGTCCGACACCACACTGAGCGGGCGGATCAACGCGCCGTGGAAGCTGTCGGACGACCGGATCAACGTGATCGAGTGCCTGTTCAATTTGGAGATCCTCGAAGACGTCGTACCGAAGCTCGTTGTCGCGGCTCGCAAGGACCTGATCGCCGACGGTGCATACGGTCGATACATCGACGTCCTGCCCGCCCGTGGGAAGGAGGCTCGGAGCTGGGCGGACAAGGTACTCAACGAACCGGTCTTCCGTGAGCTCAGGGAGTCGCGGTGTCTGCCAGACCTCGACGGTCATCTGCGTGCGCCCTCTGCCCTCCAGCGTATTCCGGACGACGTCATGGAGTACGCCAAGATCTGGCTGGAAGTCACGGGCAACCGCAGCGTCTGGGTGCATCCGGACTGCACCACCACCACCGAACGGCGGTCCAAGGTCGACCGGCTGCTGCAGGAGGGGGAACGCCCCAGATCGCCGGGACGAGTGCTCCACTGGCTGCAGTCGGTGGTGGCCGAACCAGGACCGGACCAGTCGGCCGCTGCCATTGAATTGGCCGCGAACCTGATTCGCAAGGGTGGAAACACCGAGAAGGACGTTCGCGACGCCCGGATCGTTCTGCTCGAGAACGGAACGCTGACACAACCCGTCCGCGGCCGGTGCTTCATCCGGTCCAACTCCAGCCAGCACGGAACCTCGTTCGTCGATCCGAGGGTGAGTTCCCGGGGAACCACTGCCGCCGCCCTCGAGGCGCTCGGAGTCACCGCCTTCGAAGACGGCGGCGAGATGCTGGAACTGCTCACGGAGCTCAGGCGTACAGGCAAGGTCGATTGGGACGAGCTTTGGATCGCGATGCGCGGCTCTGGTGTCGAGCGGGTCCACCAGGCCTTCGAGAGCATCCTGGAGGGACACGCGGCCAGAATCATTCGCGTGCGAAACGGACTCGGCCGGTGGGTCCTTCCAGAGGGTCTGTACCTCGCAGGCGACTGCCTGAAGCAGATCAAGGATGACGGCGAGTTCCTCGTCGACGGAGACTATCACGCCGGCGACCGGGAGGTATTGGCCATGCTGGGCGTGCGCTCCCGTCCGTCGCGATCGGGGGGAGCGAAAGAACGCTGGGTGACGCAGTACGCGAACGAGGTACGCGGACGCATCGGCGACGCTCTCGGGCTCGGCGTCCAAGCGCGCCAGTCCCTGCGCATCGATGGACTCGACGACGTCCTCGGGCCGATCGGCTGCCTCTCTGCGTTGAGCGTTACCAACAGGACCGCCCTCACCCTCGCACTGCTGAAAGAGGTGAAGGTTCCGCGCGTCCTGGTGAGCCACCCCAACGTCCCGAAAACCGCGCGCTATGTTGCTCCCGAGCTGTGGTGGGCGAGAAAAGAAGGGCTGCTGCCGACCACGCTTGGACCGATGCCGCCTACTGACGCGTTTGTGCCGGAGGTCGAGGGGGTGCCTGAGGGTCTCCTGCCGTGCGTGTCTGAGGTGGTCCTCAGTCGCGATACCCAGGACGTCTTGAAACTGAAGACTCGCATCAGCGAGCTCGACGTCGACGGCTTCCGCAGACTCGTGGACATCCACGTGGCACGCAATGACATGGAACGCGTCGGTCAGAGCTACGCCTGGTGGTGCTGGACGCATCGTGAGGAGGAGCCACCTCAGAAACTCTGGGTCCGCCGGAACGGCCAGTGGTACGAGGAAGATCGCACGAATGTCGCTGTGGTGCACGGCATGCAGGCGTTCGAGGAACTGGACCAGTTCGGAATCCCCTGTGTCGTCGTGGATTCACTCGACGACGTACACACGCTCAGCGAGTTCTGGGAGTGCCTGGAGGGCCGTGATCTACCGGTCACCTACTCCTACGAGACCAGTGCCGACCCGGTTCTGGTCATCGACGCCTTCCCGGTGTTGGATGCGATCGAGGTCGACAACGAGCTCGACGGCCTGGTGCTGCAGAAATGTCTCTCGCTCAGTAAGGTCGCCGCGATCCCGGGTCAACCGGAGGTTCGCGTCACCTGTGCTTCCGGTCGTGAGGCGAACAGGATTCTGGTCACCGGCACCACCGATCACCAGATCCTGAAGCAGGTTCTGGGGCAGTTGCTGTACGACGACTCCGATCGACATGTGGACGCGCTGCTCAAGGACATGGAGCGGCGCAGAAACTCTCAGCAGGTTCGTGCGATCCGTCGTGCCTCTTCGGATCCGGAGCGTCTGCTCATGCTTGTCGGAGAGGAGCGTCTGAGGCCGCTCGTCCCCAAGGATGCACTCAGTTACCTCGCCAACGAGGGCGGCACCGAGCCGCGAGGGCTCGCCCTGGCTGAGCTCTGCGTGAGCATGCTCGGAGTTCGCGCGCTGGAACGCGCCTGCAAGGTTGACCCGGCGGGTCTACCCGTTCCGCCGCCCTCGACGTGGTCGGGCTCGTTCACCGCTCGGAAGTGGGTGGCCAACTTCGGCTTCGGGGAGGAATGGGCGGGTCGGCCGGCCAGGACGCGGAACAAACCCACCGAGTATGTCGAGGGCCCGACACGGCTCGAGGCGCTGCACGATTACCAACATGTGGTTTCGCAACGCCTTCGGAATCTGCTGACAGGGCACGGGCCCCGCCGCGGTTACATCTCACTGCCGACCGGTGCCGGCAAGACACGTGTGGCGGTCCAGACGATCATCGAGACCATCAGCGACGGAAGCCTCGACGCCCTCAGTCCCAGCGGCACCTTCTCCGGCCCGATCCTGTGGCTAGCGGATGGAGAGGAACTGTGCGAGCAGGCCATCGATGCGTGGTCCTACCTGTGGCGTGCCGTCGGACGTCAGGACACCCAGCTGGTTCTCAGCCGCTTTTGGGCGTCCTACGAGATGGAAGAAGAGGTCGGGGGTGTCCAAGTGGTCGTGGCGACTTGGCAGAAGGTCAAGTCTCGGGCTGTCGATAACCCCGCATACGCGTGGCTGGCGGAGGCGCCGATCGTCATCATCGATGAGGCTCACGGTGCCTACACGCCCTCCTACACGACGATTCTCGAGTGGTTGGGGCGGTCGGCGAGGGAGAGGGACAAGCCGCTGATCGGGCTGACCGCGACACCCTTCCGAGGCCGGCGAGACAGCACGCAGACGGAACTGCTGCTGCGCCGATTCGGTGACAACTGCCTGGACGAAGGGGTTTTCGGTGACGAGCTTCCGCAGGTGCGCCTTCAACGCGACCGCGTGCTGGCTCGTGCCCATCTCGAGATCCTCGACGGTGTCTCCATTGACCTGACCGATCAGGAGGTCGAGGAGTTCAAGAGGCTGGGCTGGCTCTCCCGAAGTGCCGAGATCCGGCTCGGGCGAAACGAGGACCGAACGCGCACAATCGTCGAATCGATAATGAGCAAGCCCGCTCACTGGCAGATCGTCGTGTTCGCCACATCGGTGGAGAACGCCCAGACGCTGGCCACTCTGCTCACCTTGCGCGGACGTCCCGCAGCATCGATTGATCAGGACACCAGCCCGGAGGACCGTCGCGTCGCCATCGAGAGGTTCAAGGCGGGCGACCTGAAGGTGCTGACCAATTACGCGGTGTTGTCTCAGGGATTCGACGCCCCGAAGACGGACGCGGTCTACATCACGCGCCCGACCAGCAGTGAGGTCAGGTATCTGCAGATGGTCGGACGAGGCCTCCGCGGGCCGAAGAACGGTGGCACGGAGGAGGTTCTCATCGTGAACCTGCTCGACAACATCGTTGAGTTCGGCGACAGCATCGTCTATCAGAGCGTCAAGGAGCTCACTGAGGTGGAACACCGCGAGGAGTCCGTCAGTGTCTGACACGGGTCTGCAGGAGATCGAGCTCAACGAGGCGCAACTCGCAGTGGTCGAGGCACCTTCTGATGCACGGTTGCTGGTGATCGCAGGAGCGGGGCAGGGCAAGACTGAGGTGGTCGTCAGTCGCATTCGCAGCCTCGTCCAGGACGAGGGGTTGATCGCCTCGGAGGAGATACTCGTCCTCAGCTTCTCCCGCGCCGCCGTCTCGGCTGTCCGGACAAGACTCGACGTCAGAGAGGTCGCGACACCGAACGTCCGTACCTTCGATTCTTTTGCCAGTGTGTTGTTACTGGGTGCGGGAATCGAACCCGAAGGCCCGTTCGACGCCCGCATCCGCCGCGCGACTCGATTACTGAAGGAGGCAGAGCAGGCGCCGGAGGAGATCGAACTTCTCCGCCACGTCATCCTTGACGAGGTTCAGGATCTTGTGGGTGACCGCGCGGATTTCGTGATCGCGCTTCTCGGGTGGCTCGATGAGGATGCCGGCATCACCGCACTCGGCGACTCGCTGCAGAGTGTCTTCGATTTCCAGCTTGATGATTCGCTCAGCAAGACCTCAGCGGGGAATGTGTTCGATACCCTCACCGGCACCTTCGGGTGTGAGACCGTCGGGCTGGGCAGAAATTACCGTGCGAGAGGGAAGTTCCCCAAGAGGGTTGTGCTCCTCGGGGACAAACTTCGACAGACGGTCGACGGTGAGGAGGCGGAGGACCTTCTCGACGATCTGCTCCTCGACCTGCCGGATCGCGGCGAGATCGATGAGTGGTACGACCTTGTCACACCTCCCGACGGTAAGAAGAGCGCGATCCTCTGCACCACGAATGCGGAAGTGCTTCGAGTTTCGCGGTACCTCAACGAGAAGTCCGTCGCGCATGCCG from Mycolicibacterium phlei harbors:
- a CDS encoding DEAD/DEAH box helicase, coding for MAVVARGWTDPDPALLGLVDDFRDRCVRVYREDPNRVEEDAGKERGIAEGGYGRKQIQELVQNAADALQGAPGRIQVELTEDALYVANEGRPFVDTGVKALLYTHLSNKTGNEIGRFGLGFKSISGISDNPQIFSRSVSFEFSRSQSAEFLSIELDRHYQPSDVPALRLAWTLDPTVEFRSDPILAELSSWATTVVKVPLKKGAAAQLSEEIKDFDESFNLFAPHVRVLDLVDRVGEVSRRFAAAKRGNRVTLTTQDGEREWLVVSAEHKPSPQALESAGHAARRDTVTVSWALPLSGAVGVGQLSAYFPVKSDTTLSGRINAPWKLSDDRINVIECLFNLEILEDVVPKLVVAARKDLIADGAYGRYIDVLPARGKEARSWADKVLNEPVFRELRESRCLPDLDGHLRAPSALQRIPDDVMEYAKIWLEVTGNRSVWVHPDCTTTTERRSKVDRLLQEGERPRSPGRVLHWLQSVVAEPGPDQSAAAIELAANLIRKGGNTEKDVRDARIVLLENGTLTQPVRGRCFIRSNSSQHGTSFVDPRVSSRGTTAAALEALGVTAFEDGGEMLELLTELRRTGKVDWDELWIAMRGSGVERVHQAFESILEGHAARIIRVRNGLGRWVLPEGLYLAGDCLKQIKDDGEFLVDGDYHAGDREVLAMLGVRSRPSRSGGAKERWVTQYANEVRGRIGDALGLGVQARQSLRIDGLDDVLGPIGCLSALSVTNRTALTLALLKEVKVPRVLVSHPNVPKTARYVAPELWWARKEGLLPTTLGPMPPTDAFVPEVEGVPEGLLPCVSEVVLSRDTQDVLKLKTRISELDVDGFRRLVDIHVARNDMERVGQSYAWWCWTHREEEPPQKLWVRRNGQWYEEDRTNVAVVHGMQAFEELDQFGIPCVVVDSLDDVHTLSEFWECLEGRDLPVTYSYETSADPVLVIDAFPVLDAIEVDNELDGLVLQKCLSLSKVAAIPGQPEVRVTCASGREANRILVTGTTDHQILKQVLGQLLYDDSDRHVDALLKDMERRRNSQQVRAIRRASSDPERLLMLVGEERLRPLVPKDALSYLANEGGTEPRGLALAELCVSMLGVRALERACKVDPAGLPVPPPSTWSGSFTARKWVANFGFGEEWAGRPARTRNKPTEYVEGPTRLEALHDYQHVVSQRLRNLLTGHGPRRGYISLPTGAGKTRVAVQTIIETISDGSLDALSPSGTFSGPILWLADGEELCEQAIDAWSYLWRAVGRQDTQLVLSRFWASYEMEEEVGGVQVVVATWQKVKSRAVDNPAYAWLAEAPIVIIDEAHGAYTPSYTTILEWLGRSARERDKPLIGLTATPFRGRRDSTQTELLLRRFGDNCLDEGVFGDELPQVRLQRDRVLARAHLEILDGVSIDLTDQEVEEFKRLGWLSRSAEIRLGRNEDRTRTIVESIMSKPAHWQIVVFATSVENAQTLATLLTLRGRPAASIDQDTSPEDRRVAIERFKAGDLKVLTNYAVLSQGFDAPKTDAVYITRPTSSEVRYLQMVGRGLRGPKNGGTEEVLIVNLLDNIVEFGDSIVYQSVKELTEVEHREESVSV